TGAGCATGGCTACCGCCTCCGCGGCATCTGCCACGAGGATCATTTTACTGTTGTCCAGTGCTGCTGTGGCAATGCCTTTGCGGGGCAGCTTGTCCAGCTGCGCCCGGAGTGCATTTTCCACGTCGCTGATCACTTTTTCGCTGGTGGTTACCAATACTACCTGGCTGTCCGGACCATGTTCCGCCTGTGAGAGCAGATCGGCCGCTACAAAATCAGGGATGCAGCTGTCGTCTGCCAGCACGGCCACTTCAGAAGGACCGGCAGGCATATCGATGGCAACACCGCCTTTATTGACCAGCTGCTTGGCGCAGGTAACATACTGGTTTCCCGGGCCGAAGATCTTGTATACCTGCGGTACCGTTTCCGTACCATAGGCCATTGCGCCGATAGCCTGTACACCGCCGATGGTAAATACTTTGGTGATACCGATCAGTTGCGCCGTATATAAAATGGCCGGATGCAGCGAGGGCGTACAAAGTACGATCTCTTTACAACCCGCTATAGTGGCTGGTATGCCAAGCATCAGGATTGTAGAAAACAACGGTGCAGAACCACCGGGTATATACAAACCTACTTTTTCAATGCCGACCGATTTGCGCCAGCATTGTACACCCGGCATGGTTTCAATCACTTTTGACGTTTCCTGTTGCGCGCGGTGGAAGGTTTCAATATTTTTCGCCGCCTGCTGAATAGCTGCTTTCAGCGCAGGTTCCAGCGTTTCCGCTGCTTTATCAAAATCAGCCGGCTTAACCTGGAAATCTGTCAGGGTCACTTTATCAAATTCCGCCGCATATTTTCGTATAGCCTGGTCGCCATTGCTGCGCACATCCTGCAGGATGGCAGCTACTTTCTGTTCCAGCATGGAAGTATCCATAACAGGCCGTTGCAACAATGTATTCCAGGAAGATGTATCGGGAAACCTTATTATTTGCATCGCTACTCAGTTTTAGATCACCATTTTTTCAATGGGCACTACGAGAATTCCCTGTGCACCGGCGGCTTTCAGGCTTTCAATAATATCCCAGAAATCATTTTCATTCAGTACAGAGTGTACAGAACTCCATCCCTCCTGCGCCAAAGGCAATACAGTAGGGCTTTTCATGCCGGGGAGCAAACCAATAATTTCATTCAGTTTATTATTGGGTGCATTCAGCAGGATGTATTTGGTGTTCTTCGCTTTCTTTACTGCCTGGATGCGGAATACGAGCTTGTCCAGCAACTGCTGTTGTGCAGGTTGCAGGTTGTGACACGCTGCCAGTACCGCTTCTGATTTGAGTACGGTTTCCACTTCTTTCAGGCCATTCATAAACAGGGTGGAACCGCTGCTCACGAGATCACAGATAGCATCTGCCAAACCAATACCAGGCGCTATTTCCACGGAACCGCTGATTTCATGGATTTCGGCTGTGATACCATTTTGTTTCAGAAAATCTTCCACAATCACCGGGTAGCTCGTAGCAATCCTTTTGTTGTGCAGATCTTTTACAGAAGTGTAGTCCATTGCTTTTTCCACTGCCATGGAAAGGCGGCATTTACCGAAGCCCAGTTTTTCTACGATGTTTACCTGCTTCTGTTTTTCCAGCACTACGTTTTCTCCTACTATGCCGATATCAGCTACACCATCTTCAATGTACTGCGGAATATCATCGTCACGCAGGAAAAACACTTCCAACGGGAAGTTGCTGGCTTCTGTTTTCAGTTTATTAACACCGTTGTTGATGTCTATCCCGCATTCCTTCAACAGTTTGATGGAATCTTCGTGCAGGCGGCCAGATTTCTGGATGGCGATTTTTAGTTTCATTTGGACAAAATAAAAAAGGGGCTTACCGTCTGGTAAGCCCCTGATGATGATCTAATATGGTAATAATACACATTAACATCCCAGCCTACCCCTTTGGTAAGAAATGATGGTGATGATGGATATGTATGTTTGTTGTCATAATTCGGGTACAAAAATAGTAAGTAAATCGGGAAATCAAATTTATTTTTGTTTAATTATTTGAACGCGCCTGTTTTAATTACCGGATATTCCGGCTTACAGCTCTCCCACTGCGGTTTTACGGCCTTTGCAAATGATCTGTTAAAGATCTTGTCAAACTAAAATATTTAGCTTTATTTTGCTAATAATATTAGTATTTATTTGTAGGTAAATAGTGAAACAGATCAGTTATGGACCATCCTTTGGTATTATTATCGGCGCCGCTGGTAGCAGCGATGCTTGAAAATGGCTTTACGCTGTTTGTCCGCCAGAGTTATCAGGACGGAAGAGATCATACAGACGCCCGCACACGGGAAATATTTCTTATCACACCTTATAAAGATATAGGGGAAGCCAACCAGCATTTTCAGCAGATCCGGTTTGATAAAAGGAAATATATTTACCAGTCGCACCATGTGGAAGAAGTGGAAAAGCTTTACAAGGCGGCATCACAGCCCACCGGCTACAAAGTATATGTAGCTCTCACGCCCGCTGAAACATTCCTGCCGGATGAAACAGCCACCGCCACAGAATAATTAAATAAAAGTACCTTTATCCGTCACAGAAAGTTATTGATCATATGTGTTACGATATAGCCCTTGCCGCTAAACTGCAAAGTGTGCTCAAAGCCATCCCCCTGCTCAAAACAGGCATTAACCCCGACCTGGGTTTTGAACCTACTTATCATAAAATAGGGATGTCATATCCGCAGTGGCCTGTAATCGTAAACAATGACGGACCTACCCTGGATACCTTCACCTGGGGGCCTATTCCCAAAATGCTGGACACCGCAGAAAAAGTAAAAAAACAACGGCAACTTTTCCTGAATGCCCGCAGTGAAAAAGTGCTGGAAAGCGGCACGATGTGGAATGCCATCCGGCACCAGCGTTGCCTCATACCCGCTACCGGCTTTTTTGAATACCGGCAAATCCCCGGATGGAAAAATAAAGTGCCGTATTACATCAGATCCAGCGAGCAGGATGTCTTTTTCATCGCAGGACTGTGGGCGCATTCCAATTCCTGGGATGTGGATAAGCCCGCGCGTATCCCCACTTTCACACTGCTCACCCGCAGCGCCAATACCGTGATGCGGCAGATCCATAATGGTGGCGACAATGCGGGCCGCATGCCCATGATGCTCACCAACGACCTGGCACAGGAATGGCTGCACCCACAACTAACGGATACGGCTATACAGGAATTGCTGCGTTATCAGCTGCCACCCGCCGGTCTCGACTGCTGGCCGGTAAATTCCGTTCGCAAAGTGAAACCGGATGACGCCACCGTGATTACGCCGGTGCAATACGAAGGACTACCCGCCCTCGTGAAGGATGTACAGGAATGATTTTTTGCAGGAAATGATGAGATGAACAGCTTATAAAGAGGCCCTCAGCCGCAATTTAAATGGCACTTCCAGGTGTGCTACCGAGCGGTCTGTCACTAATTCTGCGGCCAGTTCCCCCATTCTGCGGAAGTCTGTGGATATAGTGGTGATACCATTCAGGATGATGCGTTTCAGCGGCGTTTCATTATAGGAAATAACGCCCACCTGCTCCCCTACGGTCAGCTCCAGCTCCGTGATCTGTTCGATGAGGGCTACCAGGTCGTCTTCCATCAGCGTAATATATACTTCGCCTTCCTTGATGGCTTCATCAGTAGCCTGGTTGAGTATTTTATAAGCGAAGGCATAATCCTGGCAAAAACGGATAAACCCGGTCAGCAGTTCAGAAGGGATATAACAATTTTCAGGGAAGATAATTTTAATAGTGTGATACTTGCCCAAGGGCACCCTCGCTTCCTGGAGGGCGTTATAAATATCTTCTTCAAAATTTTCATACACAGCGCCAAAATCGCCGGTGATACCGCCTACCTTCTTATCCAGGATCACCAGTTTATCTTTCGGAATGGTGTTGATGATCGCATGTGCTTTCTCCCCTCTTTCCGTAAAATGCGGGATGATCACGTAATAGGAATAATCCTCGCGTTTATTGGTCAGTAATTTTTTGAAGAGGGCATAGTCATTATTGTAGATGTAAAAATCCACGGCTACGTTTTCACCCAAAGCCTTCATAAAAGCATCGTACACAATTTTTTTGTGTGCACTCAGTTTGTTGAAAAGCAGAAATATTTTGGGAATGGCGCGCACGCCCTTATCAGGAATGAAGTATCCTTTGCCCGGTACAGAGCCCAGGACACCGGTTTTCTTCAGGTAGCGGTAGCCTTTTTCGGCCGTATCGCGGGAAATATCCAGCTCGAAGCTCAGTTCATTGATAGAAGGCAACAGATCTGCCGGTTGGATCTGGCCTGTTTCCAGTCCTTTCAGGATGGAATTGGCCAGCTGCATGTATTTCGGCGTAGCGGAATACTCATCTATCACAATCAGGTCTATTAGTCTCTGTTCTTTCATGTTACCTCCAATGTACATTAAAAACTGCTATTCACAGCTGACAGGCAGCTATCCTGTCAGGCATAATATTTTAGTTCAACCAGGTCGGTGGGTACCGGCTTGGTATTCCAGGCATGATGTATAGCCAGTGCAGCGCCTACTGCCGTGGCATGCGATACAGATGCAGCAAATACTTCCATATCAGGGAAAGATAATGCCAGCAAATGCATATAGATCGAGTTCTTGGCAAATCCGCCGTCTACAAATAACCTTTTTACAACCGTATCTCCTATCACCAGGCTGGTAGAAATGTGTTGCTGTGCAATCAGTTCCATCACCAGGTGATGATAGGCAATTGTACTATTCTGATAGTAAGATAAATCCCTGTTACTGAAATCCAGATTATCCGGCACCGCTTGCAGCGTGGTTATGATGCTGCCATCATATTCCATGTGCTTGTATTGCGCTTCATCTTCCTTAAAATGTGCGGCGATCCTTTTGATCTGTATTTCGTGTTTATGCCCGGCAAAAAGCCTGGAAGCCTTCAGAGGCAAGCCTTTATAAGTGATATAGTTTAGGCAGTCCTGTTCCAGTTCCGAAGTGGTCAGCGGTGAATGATTGAATGGATTCATACTGATGCACCAGGTACCGGTGGATATTAATATAAACGGTTCCTGGAAATTCAGCAGGTAGGGGATCAGCGCCGCAGAACTGTCGTGCAGGCCGATACCGGCTACGATGGACCTGTCGTCATGTTTCAGGATGGTGGTATAGTCCGCCGGAAATACGGGGGCCATTTTTTCCAGGATGTTTTCTGCTGCTACCCAGGGATGATAAGAGTTGTGTTGAAAATCCCACAGGTTGGTATGGCAGCCGATGCTGCACATTTCAGAAACAGGTAAGCCGGTAAACAGGTAGCTGATGTATTGTGGCAGATGTAAGGCATAACGGATCCGAGCAAACAGTTCCGGCTGCATGTATTTGATGCGGTAAAGCTGCATACCGGAGTTCAGACTGCCCAGTACCGGGGAAGCGGTTCTGTGCGTAAAAGCCTCCACGCCGCCATAGGTTTCATAAAACCGGTTATGTAATGTTTCCGGGTATGGTTTCAGGTAGCTGTATAAAGGTCCGGCACTGTTTCCCTTTTCATCGATGTGTACAAAGCTGGCGCCGTAACCGGCCACATTGATAGCTTTCACGTCAAAATCGGGATGTTGCAGCACCTGGTCCAGTTGCTGCAACACAGTACTGCGGAGCTTATCCACATCTTCGCACGCATCACCATCTTCATCTGTTGTCTCTTCCAGACTACGTTGTTCTTCAAAAACAATTTTATATTGCTCGTTTAATAAAAGCAGTTTCTTATTGGTTTTACCAATATCAAATATTGCTATAACGGGAATCCGCATGTGGGTCTAAATTTACAAGCCGGTGGCAACGGCGGTTTTACCTCTTTCTTTCACCAGAGAATCTCTTA
The Chitinophaga sp. MM2321 DNA segment above includes these coding regions:
- a CDS encoding FGGY family carbohydrate kinase, whose translation is MRIPVIAIFDIGKTNKKLLLLNEQYKIVFEEQRSLEETTDEDGDACEDVDKLRSTVLQQLDQVLQHPDFDVKAINVAGYGASFVHIDEKGNSAGPLYSYLKPYPETLHNRFYETYGGVEAFTHRTASPVLGSLNSGMQLYRIKYMQPELFARIRYALHLPQYISYLFTGLPVSEMCSIGCHTNLWDFQHNSYHPWVAAENILEKMAPVFPADYTTILKHDDRSIVAGIGLHDSSAALIPYLLNFQEPFILISTGTWCISMNPFNHSPLTTSELEQDCLNYITYKGLPLKASRLFAGHKHEIQIKRIAAHFKEDEAQYKHMEYDGSIITTLQAVPDNLDFSNRDLSYYQNSTIAYHHLVMELIAQQHISTSLVIGDTVVKRLFVDGGFAKNSIYMHLLALSFPDMEVFAASVSHATAVGAALAIHHAWNTKPVPTDLVELKYYA
- the hisG gene encoding ATP phosphoribosyltransferase, whose protein sequence is MKLKIAIQKSGRLHEDSIKLLKECGIDINNGVNKLKTEASNFPLEVFFLRDDDIPQYIEDGVADIGIVGENVVLEKQKQVNIVEKLGFGKCRLSMAVEKAMDYTSVKDLHNKRIATSYPVIVEDFLKQNGITAEIHEISGSVEIAPGIGLADAICDLVSSGSTLFMNGLKEVETVLKSEAVLAACHNLQPAQQQLLDKLVFRIQAVKKAKNTKYILLNAPNNKLNEIIGLLPGMKSPTVLPLAQEGWSSVHSVLNENDFWDIIESLKAAGAQGILVVPIEKMVI
- a CDS encoding substrate-binding domain-containing protein, which codes for MKEQRLIDLIVIDEYSATPKYMQLANSILKGLETGQIQPADLLPSINELSFELDISRDTAEKGYRYLKKTGVLGSVPGKGYFIPDKGVRAIPKIFLLFNKLSAHKKIVYDAFMKALGENVAVDFYIYNNDYALFKKLLTNKREDYSYYVIIPHFTERGEKAHAIINTIPKDKLVILDKKVGGITGDFGAVYENFEEDIYNALQEARVPLGKYHTIKIIFPENCYIPSELLTGFIRFCQDYAFAYKILNQATDEAIKEGEVYITLMEDDLVALIEQITELELTVGEQVGVISYNETPLKRIILNGITTISTDFRRMGELAAELVTDRSVAHLEVPFKLRLRASL
- a CDS encoding SOS response-associated peptidase, with translation MCYDIALAAKLQSVLKAIPLLKTGINPDLGFEPTYHKIGMSYPQWPVIVNNDGPTLDTFTWGPIPKMLDTAEKVKKQRQLFLNARSEKVLESGTMWNAIRHQRCLIPATGFFEYRQIPGWKNKVPYYIRSSEQDVFFIAGLWAHSNSWDVDKPARIPTFTLLTRSANTVMRQIHNGGDNAGRMPMMLTNDLAQEWLHPQLTDTAIQELLRYQLPPAGLDCWPVNSVRKVKPDDATVITPVQYEGLPALVKDVQE
- the hisD gene encoding histidinol dehydrogenase; this encodes MQIIRFPDTSSWNTLLQRPVMDTSMLEQKVAAILQDVRSNGDQAIRKYAAEFDKVTLTDFQVKPADFDKAAETLEPALKAAIQQAAKNIETFHRAQQETSKVIETMPGVQCWRKSVGIEKVGLYIPGGSAPLFSTILMLGIPATIAGCKEIVLCTPSLHPAILYTAQLIGITKVFTIGGVQAIGAMAYGTETVPQVYKIFGPGNQYVTCAKQLVNKGGVAIDMPAGPSEVAVLADDSCIPDFVAADLLSQAEHGPDSQVVLVTTSEKVISDVENALRAQLDKLPRKGIATAALDNSKMILVADAAEAVAMLNAYAPEHLILACQDATAIADRITNAGSVFIGNYTPESAGDYASGTNHTLPTNGYARAYSGVSLDSFVKKITFQQISPEGLQHIGATIETMAAAEGLEAHKNAVTIRLKNM